A portion of the Krasilnikovia cinnamomea genome contains these proteins:
- the tal gene encoding transaldolase — protein sequence MTDRLAELSAAGVAVWLDDLSRVRLTSGSLDKMRREQHVVGVTTNPTIFAKALADADAYDEQLRDLGTQGVTVEEAVRLLTGYDVRWACDVMRPAYDASGGVDGRVSIEVDPRLAYETAKTAAEARTLWWLVDRPNLFIKIPATEAGLPAITATLAAGISVNVTLIFSLERYRAVMDAFLSGLEQAKANGHDLTKIGSVASFFVSRVDTEVDKRLDKIGTDEARAMRGKAAIANARLAYEAYTEVFATDRWQKLADAGAHPQRPLWASTSTKNPDFPDTIYVEELIAPGTVNTMPESVIFAFEDHGTVRGDTVTGAYDSARKVLADLAALGIDYDDVVRVLEEEGVEKFEASWVELLDGVGKSLRAAAQGAAHPSDAAKSA from the coding sequence ATGACCGACAGGCTGGCAGAGCTGTCCGCCGCAGGTGTGGCGGTCTGGCTTGACGATCTATCCCGGGTGCGGCTGACGAGCGGCTCGCTGGACAAGATGCGCCGTGAGCAGCACGTGGTGGGCGTGACCACCAACCCGACCATCTTCGCCAAGGCCCTCGCGGACGCCGACGCGTACGACGAGCAGCTGCGCGACCTGGGCACCCAGGGCGTCACGGTGGAGGAGGCGGTACGCCTGCTCACCGGCTACGACGTGCGCTGGGCGTGCGACGTGATGCGGCCCGCGTACGACGCGTCGGGCGGGGTCGACGGCCGGGTGTCCATCGAGGTGGACCCGCGGCTGGCGTACGAGACCGCGAAGACCGCCGCCGAGGCGCGCACGCTGTGGTGGCTGGTGGACCGGCCGAACCTGTTCATCAAGATCCCGGCGACCGAGGCGGGCCTGCCCGCGATCACCGCCACCCTGGCCGCGGGGATCAGCGTCAACGTGACGCTGATCTTCTCGCTGGAGCGGTACCGGGCGGTCATGGACGCGTTCCTGTCCGGCCTGGAGCAGGCCAAGGCGAACGGCCACGACCTCACGAAGATCGGCTCGGTGGCGTCGTTCTTCGTGTCCCGGGTGGACACGGAGGTCGACAAGCGGCTCGACAAGATCGGCACGGACGAGGCCAGGGCGATGCGGGGCAAGGCCGCGATCGCCAACGCGCGGCTGGCGTACGAGGCGTACACCGAGGTGTTCGCGACCGACCGCTGGCAGAAGCTGGCCGACGCGGGCGCGCACCCGCAGCGTCCGCTGTGGGCGTCCACCTCGACCAAGAACCCGGACTTCCCGGACACGATCTACGTCGAGGAGCTCATCGCCCCCGGGACGGTCAACACCATGCCCGAGTCGGTGATCTTCGCGTTCGAGGATCACGGCACGGTCCGCGGCGACACCGTGACCGGTGCGTACGACTCCGCTCGCAAGGTCCTCGCCGACCTGGCCGCGCTCGGCATCGACTACGACGACGTCGTGCGGGTACTGGAGGAGGAGGGCGTCGAGAAGTTCGAGGCGAGCTGGGTCGAGCTGCTCGACGGCGTCGGCAAGTCGCTGCGCGCGGCCGCCCAGGGCGCCGCACACCCCAGCGACGCCGCGAAGAGCGCCTGA